In the Pyrolobus fumarii 1A genome, one interval contains:
- a CDS encoding phosphopantothenate/pantothenate synthetase: MIPESHPRRESLLEREKLVEGMCDGVVVPQGLIAHGRGECFDYLLGETSIPPALEAERAAAAMFHLAKHPVISVNGNVAVLAAREVVELSEATGALIEVNLFYRTRERAKAIADLLYAHGARQVLGVDDATARIPGLDSMRGLVSPNGIYKADYVLLGIEDGDRTEALVRIGKTVAAIDLNPLSRTSLAASIPIVDHIKRALTNIKRYYESMSREEASRVINSFNPRKVIADTLLYIRNRLETLARQLMYDYR; the protein is encoded by the coding sequence ATTATCCCCGAGTCTCATCCCAGACGCGAAAGCCTTCTCGAACGCGAGAAGCTAGTAGAGGGTATGTGCGACGGTGTAGTGGTGCCTCAGGGCCTAATAGCACATGGGCGTGGCGAATGTTTCGACTATCTGCTGGGAGAGACTAGTATACCGCCAGCTTTGGAAGCCGAGCGCGCGGCTGCTGCAATGTTCCACCTCGCAAAACACCCGGTGATTTCAGTCAATGGTAATGTAGCTGTTCTCGCAGCACGCGAAGTTGTAGAGCTCTCCGAAGCAACAGGAGCCTTAATCGAAGTCAACTTGTTTTACCGCACCCGCGAGAGAGCCAAAGCAATAGCAGACCTCCTATATGCTCATGGAGCGCGTCAAGTGCTAGGTGTTGACGACGCAACTGCTCGGATACCGGGACTTGACAGTATGCGTGGCCTCGTATCACCAAACGGGATATACAAAGCCGATTACGTCCTGCTTGGGATAGAGGATGGAGATAGGACAGAAGCCCTTGTACGCATTGGTAAGACAGTCGCAGCCATAGATTTGAACCCGTTATCTAGAACATCCCTAGCAGCATCTATACCAATAGTTGATCATATTAAAAGAGCTTTGACAAATATAAAACGCTATTATGAGAGTATGAGCCGAGAGGAGGCAAGCCGTGTCATCAACTCGTTCAACCCGAGAAAGGTGATCGCGGATACGTTACTCTACATACGTAATAGACTCGAAACACTCGCAAGACAGCTAATGTACGACTACCGTTAA
- a CDS encoding ribbon-helix-helix domain-containing protein encodes MKLVTVKMPETYVEGLDELVRMGRYSSRSEAIRVAVRELLKRELWGATLLEDNVMAFGEEDLPSTSGVKKVVVHG; translated from the coding sequence ATGAAGCTCGTTACAGTGAAGATGCCCGAAACCTATGTGGAGGGTCTAGATGAGCTTGTGCGCATGGGAAGGTATAGTTCCAGGAGTGAGGCTATACGGGTTGCTGTAAGAGAGCTGCTAAAGAGAGAGCTTTGGGGCGCGACGCTCCTCGAGGATAACGTCATGGCCTTTGGCGAGGAAGACCTGCCGTCAACCAGTGGAGTCAAAAAAGTTGTTGTACACGGTTAG
- a CDS encoding KaiC domain-containing protein: MPVERVKTGIPGMDEILHGGIPKRNVVLISGGPGTGKTIFGQQYLWNGLQMGEPGILVALEEHPVQIRINMQQFGWDVRPYEREGMFAIIDAFTGGIGEAAKRERYVVRDPTDVGLLIDVLKEAIRDIGAQRVVIDSVSTLYLTRPSVARSVVMMLKRVLSGLGTTSLLISQVSVTERGFGGPGVEHAADGIIRLDLDEIEGELKRSLIVWKMRGTSHSMRRHPFVITDKGIIVYHNKVLRVTRRGVFEEELREEGE, from the coding sequence ATGCCCGTTGAGCGTGTAAAGACAGGAATACCTGGTATGGATGAGATACTGCATGGAGGCATACCAAAGAGAAATGTCGTGTTAATTAGCGGCGGCCCCGGCACCGGCAAGACAATCTTCGGACAGCAATACCTCTGGAATGGCCTCCAGATGGGCGAGCCTGGTATACTAGTCGCGCTGGAGGAGCACCCCGTCCAGATCAGGATCAATATGCAACAGTTCGGCTGGGACGTTAGACCGTATGAGCGCGAAGGCATGTTTGCAATTATTGATGCGTTCACCGGCGGCATTGGTGAAGCCGCTAAGAGGGAAAGGTATGTGGTGAGAGATCCTACTGACGTCGGCCTACTGATAGACGTACTTAAGGAGGCTATTCGTGACATTGGTGCCCAGAGAGTCGTCATAGACTCTGTCTCAACCCTCTACCTCACAAGGCCAAGTGTAGCCAGGAGCGTCGTAATGATGCTGAAGCGCGTTCTTAGCGGCCTGGGCACAACAAGCCTACTGATAAGCCAAGTGTCAGTTACTGAGCGCGGCTTCGGCGGTCCCGGCGTAGAGCACGCTGCCGATGGAATCATACGCCTTGATCTAGACGAGATTGAGGGTGAGTTAAAGCGCAGCCTCATAGTCTGGAAGATGAGAGGCACTAGCCACTCAATGAGGCGTCATCCGTTCGTGATAACCGACAAGGGTATCATAGTCTACCATAACAAGGTGCTAAGAGTGACTAGGCGCGGCGTCTTTGAAGAGGAGCTGAGAGAAGAGGGAGAGTAA
- a CDS encoding MGMT family protein: MATSDILEGVKLLNNPPRDPRRLKAWVVYLLLSMIPPGRVVTYSLLARLANTSPRAVGSLMRANKYPILIPCHRVVSASGDIHGFSLGGPKVKEKLLRIEGVKVENDRVPKRYIITSVDDFWRILEENGYTLQVDIA, encoded by the coding sequence TTGGCTACTAGCGACATCCTCGAAGGCGTAAAACTCCTCAACAATCCACCCAGAGATCCTCGACGCCTTAAAGCATGGGTAGTCTACCTGCTCCTCTCCATGATCCCTCCGGGCCGTGTTGTCACCTACTCGCTACTAGCTAGACTGGCTAACACCTCTCCACGCGCAGTGGGTTCACTAATGCGCGCAAACAAGTATCCTATACTCATCCCTTGCCACCGCGTCGTATCAGCTAGCGGCGATATCCACGGATTCTCACTTGGCGGGCCAAAGGTCAAGGAGAAGCTTCTGCGCATAGAGGGTGTTAAGGTAGAGAACGACAGAGTACCAAAGAGGTACATTATTACTAGCGTCGACGATTTTTGGCGCATACTCGAAGAGAATGGGTACACACTGCAAGTGGATATCGCGTAG
- the thrC gene encoding threonine synthase, with product MFRRGVVLRCVNCGEIYEPDPFLFKCRKCGSLLEVLVPVEGVSWSSFRGRGVWRYRPLLPVSDDVKPVTMGEGGTPLIRCENIEAWLRDRYGVAPRVYVKFEGANPTGSFKDRGMTVIASIARSLRVKLVAAASTGNTASSAAAYTARAGLKMVLVLPKGKVAKGKLGQSILYGATIIEVDGSFDDAMKAVQDAVEASKGGIYPFNSFNPWRLEGQKTIAFEIAEEIGVPDFVIVPVGNGGNISAIWKGFNELHKAGLIDKLPRMVGVQAEGAAPLATAFEKGLDKPLFVDKPETVATAIRIGRPVNWMKALRAVKESGGLFTKVSDDEILSAMRMLASMEGVGAEPAGASSLAGLLKLVEDGTIGNNDTVVLVATGHALKDPDAMLRASTKMLHASSSSEAAKLLLEMAEKS from the coding sequence ATGTTCCGGCGCGGCGTTGTGCTACGCTGCGTTAACTGTGGCGAGATTTACGAGCCCGATCCGTTCCTGTTCAAGTGCCGCAAATGTGGAAGCCTACTAGAGGTGTTGGTGCCGGTCGAGGGTGTATCATGGTCTTCTTTCCGTGGAAGAGGTGTTTGGAGGTATAGGCCTCTGCTGCCAGTCTCGGATGACGTCAAGCCAGTTACAATGGGGGAGGGGGGGACACCACTCATACGCTGTGAGAACATCGAGGCTTGGCTTCGCGATCGTTATGGCGTTGCACCGCGCGTGTATGTCAAGTTTGAGGGTGCGAACCCCACGGGAAGCTTCAAGGATCGTGGAATGACTGTCATCGCCTCCATAGCCAGGTCGTTACGTGTGAAGCTCGTAGCTGCTGCTTCGACCGGCAACACTGCCAGCAGCGCAGCCGCTTACACCGCGAGAGCTGGGCTGAAAATGGTACTCGTGCTTCCGAAGGGCAAGGTGGCAAAGGGCAAGCTTGGACAGAGCATACTCTACGGCGCCACCATAATAGAGGTCGATGGTAGCTTCGATGATGCGATGAAAGCTGTGCAGGACGCTGTAGAGGCAAGCAAAGGCGGGATATACCCGTTCAACAGCTTCAATCCTTGGAGACTCGAGGGCCAGAAAACGATCGCGTTTGAGATTGCGGAAGAGATAGGCGTCCCCGATTTCGTTATAGTGCCTGTCGGCAACGGGGGCAACATATCAGCCATCTGGAAGGGGTTCAATGAGCTGCACAAGGCAGGTCTCATAGACAAACTGCCGAGAATGGTCGGAGTGCAGGCAGAGGGTGCAGCCCCGCTTGCGACTGCCTTCGAGAAAGGTCTCGATAAACCATTGTTTGTCGACAAACCGGAGACCGTCGCCACAGCAATACGGATAGGACGCCCGGTAAACTGGATGAAAGCTCTGAGAGCTGTAAAGGAGAGCGGCGGTCTCTTCACAAAAGTAAGTGATGATGAGATACTCTCGGCTATGAGGATGCTTGCCTCGATGGAGGGTGTTGGAGCCGAGCCTGCCGGCGCATCGAGCCTAGCAGGCCTTCTGAAACTCGTTGAGGATGGCACCATAGGCAACAACGATACTGTAGTGCTCGTGGCCACAGGTCATGCACTAAAAGACCCGGATGCTATGCTGAGAGCTTCCACGAAAATGCTACACGCTAGCAGCTCCAGCGAAGCTGCAAAACTGCTGCTAGAGATGGCCGAGAAGAGCTAA
- a CDS encoding GTP cyclohydrolase IIa codes for MVRLALYVLKGYREWTESLGEDREWLIQSKQGELHSMTSVEAALAGGIAIPFRHDVILVAASGVPGFKLEALKAAISRVSPVPVELRIGCDETPAGALDRGFRGEGCKEGSDALLLAHVDIDDITGFAAEHGLYASYLRIEELRYKLVDSLSDYGALVSYLGGDNIIVLLPFDRDALETLIDVVESEDAKAGIGFSYSARRAASLATKCLDSIRRLRGENKVRVCIEGEAPSWLRVYAWETGGLL; via the coding sequence GTGGTGCGCCTGGCGCTTTACGTGTTAAAGGGGTATCGCGAATGGACAGAGAGTCTCGGCGAGGATAGAGAGTGGCTCATCCAGTCAAAACAAGGCGAGCTTCACAGCATGACTAGTGTTGAGGCTGCACTAGCTGGCGGCATAGCAATACCATTTAGACATGATGTTATCCTCGTCGCCGCATCCGGCGTGCCAGGTTTCAAGCTAGAGGCTCTGAAGGCCGCCATTTCTAGAGTTTCGCCGGTGCCCGTAGAGCTTCGCATTGGTTGCGACGAGACGCCAGCTGGTGCCCTAGATAGAGGGTTTAGAGGCGAGGGTTGCAAAGAGGGTAGCGATGCTCTTCTGCTTGCACATGTGGATATAGATGATATAACTGGGTTTGCAGCCGAGCATGGATTGTACGCGTCGTACCTGCGGATAGAGGAGTTGCGGTACAAGCTTGTAGATAGCCTCTCAGATTATGGCGCTCTGGTATCGTATCTAGGCGGCGACAATATCATAGTATTGCTGCCCTTTGATAGGGATGCCCTCGAGACCCTTATTGACGTCGTTGAGAGCGAGGACGCTAAGGCTGGCATTGGGTTCTCTTACTCGGCTAGGAGAGCTGCCTCACTAGCAACAAAGTGCCTTGATAGTATTAGGAGGCTGCGTGGAGAGAACAAAGTGCGTGTTTGCATAGAGGGTGAAGCTCCTAGCTGGTTACGTGTTTACGCGTGGGAGACCGGGGGGCTGTTATAG
- the ilvC gene encoding ketol-acid reductoisomerase — protein sequence MAKIFTDKDASLDVLKDKTIAVIGYGSQGRAQALNLRDSGLNVIIGVRPGGRSWNLAKQEGFEVYPIDEAVKRADVILMLIPDMVQPEVWKKQIEPHLREGMVVDFAHGFNIHFGLIKPPEYVDVVMVAPKSPGYMVREMFMKGYGVPALVAVHQDYSGRALDYALAIAKGIGCTRAGVILTTFKEETETDLIGEQTVLVGGLMELIKKGFEVLVELGYQPEVAYFEVLNEAKLIMDLIWRYGIRGMLENVSETARYGGLTVGPKVIDEHVKENMKRAAQRVISGEFAKEWVEEYRRGMPTLKQLLEEVSNHPIERVGRELRKIIFREEQSNQ from the coding sequence ATGGCGAAGATATTCACGGATAAGGATGCCTCGCTTGATGTACTCAAAGACAAGACTATCGCAGTAATCGGTTATGGTAGCCAAGGTAGAGCGCAAGCCCTGAACCTCCGTGATAGCGGCCTTAACGTGATAATCGGCGTTAGGCCCGGAGGACGCTCTTGGAACCTGGCCAAGCAGGAGGGATTCGAAGTCTACCCTATCGACGAGGCTGTGAAGAGGGCCGATGTGATTCTCATGTTGATACCAGATATGGTTCAGCCAGAGGTTTGGAAGAAGCAAATAGAGCCCCATCTCCGCGAGGGCATGGTGGTTGATTTCGCACACGGCTTTAACATACACTTTGGTCTCATCAAGCCACCGGAGTATGTGGATGTCGTGATGGTTGCTCCCAAGAGCCCAGGCTACATGGTACGCGAGATGTTCATGAAGGGCTATGGTGTGCCGGCACTCGTGGCAGTACACCAAGATTACTCGGGAAGAGCTCTCGACTATGCACTAGCGATAGCCAAGGGGATAGGCTGTACCAGAGCAGGCGTCATACTCACAACTTTCAAGGAGGAGACTGAGACTGATCTCATAGGCGAGCAAACCGTACTCGTAGGCGGGTTAATGGAGCTCATAAAGAAGGGTTTCGAGGTGCTTGTGGAGCTCGGCTACCAGCCGGAGGTCGCCTATTTCGAGGTCCTCAACGAGGCTAAGCTAATCATGGACCTCATATGGAGGTACGGTATCCGCGGCATGCTAGAGAACGTATCGGAGACCGCGCGTTACGGTGGATTAACCGTAGGGCCAAAGGTGATCGACGAACATGTCAAAGAGAATATGAAGAGAGCGGCACAACGCGTGATAAGCGGCGAGTTTGCAAAAGAATGGGTTGAGGAGTATCGCAGAGGTATGCCAACTCTCAAGCAACTCCTCGAAGAAGTATCCAACCATCCGATAGAGAGGGTTGGACGCGAGCTAAGGAAGATAATCTTCCGCGAAGAGCAGAGCAACCAGTAG
- a CDS encoding deoxyhypusine synthase, which translates to MKREELLREPVKDVTIDPDMSISRLIKIYEDMYGFMAGHLARAVKVLARALREARWRFLAFTGNLVATGLRGILAQAIREELFNVVVTTCGTIDHDIARGTGGKYYKGLFEADDKMLKELEIHRLGNIFIPVEDYGPRIEKFVYKVLDELDRSRSWGIREVLHEIGKRIEDEHSILRAAYEKNVGVYVPGWLDGAFGTALFTYTRTHKDLVIDPFKDEQELADIVFGAAARGEKSAALIIGGGISKHHTIWWNQFKDGLDFVVYVTTAVEYDGSLSGAHPREAISWGKVRPEAEHVVVYGDATIIVPLLVAAMIEVKRGGR; encoded by the coding sequence TTGAAGCGGGAGGAGCTTCTACGCGAACCCGTGAAGGACGTCACGATAGACCCTGATATGAGCATCTCGAGGCTGATAAAGATATACGAGGATATGTACGGATTCATGGCTGGTCACTTGGCACGTGCCGTCAAAGTGCTAGCCAGGGCGCTACGCGAAGCAAGATGGAGGTTCCTAGCGTTTACGGGCAACCTTGTAGCGACGGGTCTCCGCGGTATACTCGCGCAGGCTATACGCGAGGAGCTATTCAACGTTGTCGTGACAACGTGCGGCACCATAGATCATGATATTGCCCGTGGGACGGGCGGCAAGTACTACAAAGGCCTATTTGAGGCGGATGATAAGATGCTCAAAGAGCTCGAGATACATAGGTTGGGTAACATATTCATTCCTGTTGAGGATTATGGGCCAAGGATAGAAAAGTTCGTCTACAAAGTTCTCGATGAGCTTGACCGGTCCAGGTCCTGGGGCATACGGGAAGTACTACACGAGATCGGCAAGAGGATCGAAGACGAGCATAGCATACTAAGAGCGGCTTACGAGAAGAACGTTGGAGTCTATGTACCCGGGTGGCTTGATGGCGCATTCGGCACAGCTCTATTCACGTACACAAGGACGCACAAGGATCTCGTCATAGACCCATTCAAGGACGAGCAGGAGCTTGCGGATATCGTGTTCGGTGCTGCGGCGCGCGGAGAGAAGAGTGCAGCTCTAATCATAGGAGGTGGTATAAGCAAGCACCACACCATATGGTGGAATCAGTTCAAGGATGGTCTTGACTTCGTAGTGTATGTGACTACAGCGGTAGAGTACGACGGGAGTCTAAGTGGTGCTCATCCGCGCGAAGCGATATCATGGGGCAAGGTTAGGCCAGAGGCGGAACACGTGGTTGTATACGGGGATGCGACAATAATAGTACCCCTACTCGTAGCGGCTATGATCGAAGTCAAGCGCGGAGGTCGCTAA
- a CDS encoding class I SAM-dependent methyltransferase, whose translation MPPRVTLGWLALLPISRLDSYDVPWVPTRRELLKHVMRIARVGPDDVFYDLGCGDGRVVIEAAKRGAKGVCIEIREDLIKEAMRRAREEGVYERIKFIHDSFMNVDLRDATVVYMYLLTRVNSALRPKLERELRIGTRVVTLDFEIPGWRPVHVEKHYTGSLERTIYLYIKGVSDLRA comes from the coding sequence ATGCCGCCGAGAGTGACGCTTGGCTGGCTAGCACTGCTACCCATATCCAGGCTTGACAGTTACGATGTACCATGGGTGCCTACACGCCGCGAGCTACTAAAACACGTAATGAGGATAGCACGCGTTGGCCCCGACGATGTGTTCTACGACCTGGGCTGTGGAGATGGACGTGTTGTCATAGAGGCTGCAAAGAGGGGGGCCAAGGGCGTGTGCATAGAGATACGCGAAGATCTAATCAAAGAGGCCATGAGAAGAGCGCGTGAGGAAGGAGTCTATGAGCGTATAAAGTTCATCCACGATAGCTTCATGAATGTCGACCTTAGGGATGCAACAGTCGTCTACATGTATCTCTTGACGCGCGTGAATAGCGCGTTAAGACCGAAGCTAGAGAGGGAGCTTAGGATAGGTACGAGAGTGGTGACGCTCGATTTCGAGATACCAGGGTGGCGGCCCGTACACGTCGAGAAACACTACACGGGCAGCTTAGAAAGAACGATATATTTGTACATAAAAGGTGTTAGCGACCTCCGCGCTTGA
- a CDS encoding class I SAM-dependent methyltransferase — protein sequence MQGVASRIEWDELLNHLSSIIDVYDYMNRVMSLGLDEGVREAFVKKLGEYCQKPRVMLDVGCGPGTLSRKLAKLGAYIIAVDPLQPMIKEAKARLRDVLADYVVAVGERLPLRDKSVDAAVAAFSLRDFVDWRRGLHEFSRVVKSCYAILDIARRRGFMLLLQLLWWGGIVPLAALILAKKHPGHYIALAKTIARWVTPDELAKEARKEAYRVVLERVAGGFAFQLFVLVHSHERRGYTQRG from the coding sequence TTGCAGGGAGTAGCGTCTAGGATAGAATGGGATGAGCTGCTCAACCACCTTTCAAGCATAATCGATGTGTATGATTATATGAACCGTGTCATGAGTCTGGGCTTAGATGAGGGTGTTCGTGAGGCTTTTGTAAAGAAGCTTGGCGAGTATTGCCAAAAACCACGTGTGATGCTTGATGTTGGTTGCGGCCCGGGCACTCTATCGAGAAAACTAGCCAAGCTGGGCGCATACATCATAGCCGTTGACCCGTTGCAGCCCATGATAAAGGAGGCCAAGGCGAGGCTAAGGGATGTCCTTGCTGACTATGTAGTGGCAGTGGGGGAGAGGCTCCCCCTGCGTGATAAGAGTGTAGATGCCGCTGTGGCGGCGTTCTCTCTACGCGACTTTGTCGACTGGAGGAGGGGGTTGCACGAGTTCAGCAGGGTGGTTAAAAGCTGCTACGCGATTCTCGATATAGCCCGTCGACGTGGCTTCATGCTGCTACTCCAGCTCCTCTGGTGGGGCGGGATAGTGCCACTAGCGGCTCTAATACTAGCGAAGAAACACCCGGGGCACTATATCGCGCTCGCCAAGACTATAGCACGCTGGGTTACACCCGACGAGCTTGCAAAGGAGGCGCGCAAGGAGGCATATAGGGTGGTGCTTGAGCGTGTTGCAGGAGGTTTCGCGTTCCAACTCTTCGTGCTCGTGCACTCCCACGAGCGTCGCGGTTATACTCAGCGGGGCTAG
- a CDS encoding UbiX family flavin prenyltransferase, with translation MLRGRVKLYAVYTKAAEQVARYEEGIENLRSVLERMADEVYSEDEIEAPLASSSRVPDAVVVAPCSQTMLAKIASGIGDTLASRLALNALRLRRRTVLVFRETPITAIDALNMMIASLAGAVVLPASPAFYHKPRDIQGIVDFVVGKVLDVLGIPHELYKRWDPQQH, from the coding sequence GTGCTTAGAGGGAGGGTTAAACTCTATGCGGTGTACACGAAAGCTGCTGAGCAGGTAGCTCGCTACGAGGAGGGTATTGAAAATCTGCGCTCTGTTCTCGAGAGGATGGCTGATGAAGTGTACAGCGAAGATGAGATAGAGGCTCCGTTAGCATCTTCGAGCCGTGTGCCGGATGCAGTTGTTGTAGCGCCGTGCTCGCAAACGATGTTAGCAAAGATTGCCAGTGGGATAGGCGATACTCTCGCGTCGCGTCTAGCTCTAAACGCGCTTAGGCTTAGACGCAGAACTGTGCTCGTGTTCCGCGAGACGCCAATAACGGCTATAGACGCGCTCAACATGATGATAGCTAGTCTTGCTGGTGCCGTAGTGCTGCCTGCATCGCCAGCTTTCTATCACAAGCCCAGGGACATACAAGGAATCGTGGATTTCGTAGTAGGGAAAGTGCTTGATGTGTTAGGGATACCACATGAACTCTACAAACGTTGGGATCCTCAACAGCACTAA
- the endA gene encoding tRNA-intron lyase — protein MIEDTLLRSQKRVYRGTLLGSRVVIFDLDDARSLYAEGFYGKPIGISKPKGPSFDSPLELDLIEAVYLVRRGLLVVEDSEGRVLTPDELESIAARFVPRFHLLYRVYSELRDAGYVVRSGLKFGTDFAVYVHGPGIDHAPFLVSVVEYHNTIDPLEIVRAGRLSHSVRKHFVIAAVNVKTGSVTYLGFSWVKL, from the coding sequence GTGATTGAGGACACGCTACTCAGATCGCAGAAGAGAGTTTACCGAGGCACCCTTCTAGGCTCGCGTGTCGTGATATTCGATTTAGATGATGCTAGGAGTTTGTACGCGGAGGGCTTCTACGGCAAGCCCATAGGCATATCCAAACCTAAAGGGCCGTCATTCGACTCCCCGCTTGAGCTTGACCTGATAGAGGCTGTGTACCTCGTTAGGAGGGGTTTGCTTGTAGTCGAGGATAGTGAAGGTCGTGTTTTAACACCGGATGAACTCGAGAGCATCGCAGCCAGGTTTGTACCGCGCTTCCACCTCCTCTATAGAGTGTATAGCGAGCTGCGCGATGCTGGGTATGTTGTTAGGTCGGGTTTGAAATTTGGCACAGACTTTGCTGTTTACGTGCACGGCCCTGGGATAGATCATGCACCTTTCCTGGTATCTGTCGTAGAGTATCACAATACTATAGACCCGCTAGAGATTGTTAGAGCTGGCAGGTTAAGCCACAGTGTAAGAAAACATTTTGTAATAGCGGCTGTGAACGTCAAGACAGGTAGCGTGACCTACCTGGGCTTCAGTTGGGTTAAGTTGTGA
- a CDS encoding DUF47 domain-containing protein, which translates to MAEYWGSTEETEFTLVEMSLSEQLLALARNVNDAIRDAMNAVNDFIEHNAEAVRQRSVKVRGFKNGAERVKDRIVDYLARLGFSLPLRDVYRQLVLQLDRIAQNSDAIAYRLSVVASERSVKLSNSFANKLRSMAQLVFNEYSTLLSSIRMLQENPRRSVDEAKKVMAIEEEIDQKYRELELDVITELKDDLLSLMLMREIIDLIEDTADTIKDAAENILFLALYKVSR; encoded by the coding sequence GTGGCCGAGTACTGGGGCAGTACAGAAGAGACCGAGTTTACACTTGTCGAGATGAGCCTTTCAGAGCAGCTTCTCGCACTCGCACGCAACGTTAATGACGCGATCCGCGACGCTATGAACGCTGTTAACGACTTCATAGAGCACAATGCTGAGGCTGTAAGGCAGCGTTCCGTCAAGGTCCGTGGATTCAAAAACGGTGCTGAGAGGGTCAAGGATCGGATAGTTGATTATCTTGCTCGCTTAGGTTTCTCTCTTCCACTTCGAGACGTCTACCGCCAACTTGTACTACAGCTCGATAGGATAGCCCAGAATAGCGACGCTATAGCTTATCGTCTATCTGTGGTCGCGAGTGAGAGGAGCGTGAAACTCAGCAACTCTTTCGCTAATAAACTACGCAGCATGGCACAGCTAGTGTTCAACGAGTATAGTACCCTCCTTTCCTCCATCCGCATGCTGCAGGAGAATCCGAGAAGAAGCGTAGACGAGGCAAAGAAGGTTATGGCGATTGAGGAAGAGATAGACCAGAAGTACCGCGAGCTAGAGCTAGACGTGATAACCGAACTAAAGGATGATCTCCTATCCCTAATGCTGATGCGCGAGATCATAGACTTGATCGAGGATACAGCTGACACTATCAAAGATGCAGCCGAGAACATACTATTCCTTGCGCTATACAAGGTCTCTAGGTGA